One Nostoc sp. UHCC 0302 DNA window includes the following coding sequences:
- a CDS encoding efflux RND transporter periplasmic adaptor subunit: MKIDTSHTVDSSTLVPPSVKKKNKNRWLPWLLAICLVGGIGYAVYYQLTVVSRQEARRRVLTRPVERQNLTITVSANGTVKPERSINLSPKNSGILKSLLAKEGDNVKQGQIVAYMDDSNLRGQLVSAQGQLAQAEANLQKAIAGNRSQEIGQSQGALDEAEANLQKAIAGNRSQDIGQAQAQLQNTQAALSKAEDNLTRNQQLYNAGGISLQTLNQSRADRDSAKAQVNAAQQALALQKAGSRPEDIEQARAVVKQRQQALALLKAGTRKEDIDAARAQVTSARGSLQNIQAEINDTVIRAPFDGVVTKKYADPGAFVTPTTASSEVASSSSSSILALASTNEVVANLAETNISKIRLGQPVTIKADAYPGKTFEGKVSQIAAQSVVEQNVTSFEVKVSLSDPERLLRSGMNVAADFKAGELKNVLVVPTAAVVRQENATGVLVARNNNDRPLFTRIETGVTVDRFTEVKSGLTGNERVLLSFPAGTRPQSSPRGGVFPGVGGGGGRSQSLDGGGRSGRGSR, encoded by the coding sequence ATGAAAATTGATACGTCGCATACAGTGGATTCATCGACTTTGGTTCCACCATCTGTGAAAAAAAAGAATAAGAATCGTTGGCTACCTTGGCTACTCGCTATTTGCCTTGTGGGTGGAATTGGCTACGCCGTTTATTATCAACTAACCGTAGTTTCCCGTCAAGAAGCCAGACGCCGAGTGCTGACAAGACCTGTAGAAAGGCAGAACTTAACAATCACAGTTTCAGCTAACGGCACAGTCAAACCTGAGCGGTCAATCAACCTCAGCCCGAAAAATTCTGGCATCCTGAAATCACTGTTAGCGAAGGAAGGAGATAACGTCAAACAAGGGCAGATTGTAGCTTACATGGATGATTCTAATCTGCGAGGACAACTTGTTTCTGCTCAAGGACAATTGGCACAAGCCGAAGCGAATTTACAAAAAGCGATCGCAGGTAATCGTTCGCAAGAAATTGGTCAATCACAAGGAGCATTAGACGAAGCCGAAGCGAATTTGCAAAAAGCGATCGCAGGTAATCGCTCTCAAGATATTGGCCAAGCTCAAGCACAGTTACAAAACACCCAAGCTGCTCTGAGTAAAGCCGAAGATAATCTTACTCGCAATCAGCAACTTTACAACGCTGGTGGTATTTCTCTGCAAACCTTAAACCAAAGTCGTGCAGATCGTGATAGTGCCAAAGCCCAAGTGAATGCAGCACAGCAAGCACTAGCGTTGCAAAAGGCTGGATCACGTCCGGAAGACATCGAGCAAGCAAGAGCTGTGGTCAAGCAGAGACAGCAAGCCCTAGCACTTCTCAAAGCCGGAACGCGTAAAGAAGACATAGACGCAGCTCGCGCTCAGGTTACATCTGCTCGTGGTTCACTGCAAAACATCCAAGCCGAAATCAATGACACAGTAATTCGCGCACCTTTTGATGGTGTAGTAACCAAAAAGTACGCTGATCCAGGCGCTTTTGTGACACCCACAACTGCTAGTAGTGAAGTAGCTTCTTCTTCTTCTTCTTCAATTTTGGCTTTGGCTTCTACAAATGAAGTTGTAGCCAATTTAGCTGAAACAAATATTTCTAAAATCCGCCTTGGTCAACCAGTCACCATTAAAGCAGATGCCTATCCAGGAAAAACCTTTGAAGGTAAAGTTAGCCAAATCGCTGCTCAATCTGTAGTAGAGCAAAACGTTACCAGTTTTGAAGTCAAAGTTTCACTCTCAGACCCCGAAAGGTTACTGCGGTCAGGGATGAATGTGGCAGCAGATTTTAAAGCCGGTGAATTGAAAAATGTTTTAGTAGTACCAACAGCCGCAGTAGTGCGCCAAGAAAATGCTACAGGCGTGTTAGTTGCAAGAAATAATAATGACAGACCTTTATTTACTCGCATCGAAACTGGCGTCACAGTGGATAGGTTTACCGAAGTGAAATCTGGATTGACAGGAAACGAGAGAGTATTGCTGAGTTTCCCAGCAGGAACACGACCGCAATCATCACCACGAGGAGGAGTTTTTCCTGGTGTAGGAGGAGGTGGTGGTCGTTCTCAAAGCCTAGATGGAGGCGGCCGTTCTGGCCGTGGTTCCCGTTAA
- a CDS encoding ABC transporter permease — MFKGFFKGFYKAKNTRTVSFLEILSMAAETLWSNKLRTGLTMLGVIIGISSVIAITSVGQGVQKGVEQQIQALGTDVLQVLAGAARNGNVRQGVGSSSTLTWEDAKAIATQAPSAQMVSAYLQRTAQVVYGGQNTSTTIYGTDLNYPEVRNTHPQQGRYFTQEELDTASQVAILGPTVQNTLFGQSGNVLGEKIRIQGEAYEVIGIMESKGSQGPMDRDDQIFIPLTSMSKRLVGNNALTGVSVNGILVKGANQQQLESAQFQVTNLLRLRHNIYPPQADDFRLTNQADIVSTFTNVVGLFTIMVVAIAGISLVVGGIGIANIMLVSVVERTREIGIRKAVGATNSAILNQFLAEAIVISTFGGGIGMASGILIAFAAATIFKFPFVISFLSIIAGFGLSLTVGLLAGVIPARNAAKLDPIAALRSD, encoded by the coding sequence ATGTTTAAGGGTTTTTTTAAGGGTTTTTACAAAGCTAAGAATACCCGCACAGTTTCGTTCTTAGAAATCTTGTCAATGGCGGCAGAGACCCTGTGGAGTAACAAATTACGCACAGGATTAACTATGTTGGGCGTAATTATTGGTATTTCCTCAGTCATTGCCATTACCTCTGTCGGTCAGGGCGTGCAAAAGGGCGTTGAGCAACAAATACAAGCCTTGGGTACAGATGTCTTGCAAGTTTTAGCAGGTGCGGCCAGAAATGGAAACGTGCGCCAAGGAGTAGGTTCTAGCAGTACTTTGACCTGGGAAGATGCCAAAGCGATCGCTACACAAGCCCCATCTGCTCAGATGGTTTCTGCTTATCTACAACGCACGGCACAAGTGGTTTATGGAGGACAGAACACTTCTACAACCATTTATGGTACAGATTTAAACTACCCAGAAGTCAGAAATACTCATCCTCAACAAGGGAGATATTTTACTCAAGAAGAACTAGATACTGCTTCACAAGTTGCCATTCTTGGCCCGACAGTTCAAAACACACTCTTTGGACAGTCGGGCAATGTATTAGGCGAAAAAATCAGAATTCAGGGCGAGGCTTATGAAGTGATTGGCATCATGGAATCTAAAGGTTCGCAAGGGCCGATGGATCGAGATGATCAAATTTTCATTCCTCTAACTAGTATGTCGAAGCGATTAGTTGGTAACAATGCTTTAACAGGCGTTTCTGTGAATGGGATTTTAGTCAAAGGTGCTAATCAACAGCAGTTAGAATCTGCTCAGTTTCAAGTAACTAATCTCTTACGCCTACGGCACAATATTTATCCGCCGCAAGCCGATGATTTCCGGCTAACCAACCAAGCTGATATTGTTAGCACCTTCACCAATGTTGTGGGTTTATTTACAATCATGGTGGTAGCGATCGCTGGTATTTCTCTAGTTGTTGGGGGTATTGGGATTGCTAATATTATGCTGGTTTCCGTTGTGGAACGAACGCGAGAAATCGGCATTCGCAAAGCTGTAGGAGCGACCAATTCTGCAATCCTAAATCAATTTTTAGCCGAAGCGATCGTAATTTCCACTTTTGGTGGAGGGATTGGTATGGCGAGTGGTATATTAATTGCCTTTGCTGCTGCAACTATTTTTAAGTTTCCGTTTGTGATTTCTTTCTTATCGATTATTGCTGGTTTTGGACTCTCTTTAACCGTTGGCTTACTTGCTGGGGTAATTCCAGCACGCAACGCCGCTAAATTAGATCCAATTGCCGCTTTAAGAAGCGATTAA
- a CDS encoding four helix bundle protein — protein MSKVERFEDLIAWQKARILTKEIYLITQQGGFARDFGLSGQIQRAAVSIMSNIAEGFERTHLGEFHQFLAIAKSSCAELRSQLYVALDVGYIEQVKFNQLINQAEEVAKIIGGLRISVSRQKNQNNLASNAK, from the coding sequence ATGAGTAAAGTTGAAAGGTTTGAAGATTTGATAGCTTGGCAAAAAGCAAGAATTTTAACTAAAGAGATTTATCTAATAACTCAACAAGGTGGGTTTGCTAGAGACTTTGGGCTATCTGGACAAATACAAAGGGCAGCAGTTTCTATTATGTCTAACATTGCTGAAGGTTTTGAAAGAACTCATTTAGGAGAATTTCATCAGTTTCTTGCTATAGCAAAATCATCTTGTGCAGAACTACGTTCTCAACTTTATGTAGCTTTGGATGTCGGCTACATTGAGCAAGTCAAGTTTAACCAACTCATAAATCAAGCAGAAGAAGTAGCCAAAATTATTGGCGGTCTTCGCATATCAGTTAGTAGACAAAAAAACCAAAATAACTTAGCCTCCAACGCTAAATAA
- a CDS encoding ABC transporter ATP-binding protein → MATMIWMESITKTYYLGEVTVPILKGIQLSIEEGEYVAIMGTSGSGKSTLMNIVGCLDRPTSGNYIFEGRNLTTFDDDELAYVRNQRIGFVFQQFNLLARATALENVMLPMVYANLPKPKRRQRALEALERVGLGERIANRPSQLSGGQQQRVAIARALVNKPALVLADEPTGALDTETSYEVMKLLTELNDQGITIVIVTHEPDIAAQTKRIIRVQDGLIVG, encoded by the coding sequence ATGGCAACAATGATTTGGATGGAATCCATTACTAAAACTTACTATTTAGGAGAAGTTACTGTACCCATACTTAAGGGAATTCAACTCTCTATTGAAGAAGGGGAATATGTTGCCATTATGGGTACATCAGGTTCGGGTAAATCCACACTGATGAATATTGTGGGATGCTTGGATCGTCCGACAAGTGGAAACTATATTTTTGAAGGTAGAAACCTAACTACTTTTGATGACGATGAATTAGCGTATGTACGCAACCAAAGAATAGGTTTTGTTTTTCAACAATTTAATTTGTTGGCGCGGGCGACAGCCTTAGAAAACGTGATGTTACCAATGGTTTACGCCAACTTGCCCAAACCAAAACGCCGTCAAAGGGCATTAGAAGCTTTGGAAAGAGTAGGGTTAGGAGAGCGGATTGCTAACCGTCCCAGTCAACTCTCAGGGGGACAACAACAACGGGTAGCAATTGCTCGCGCTTTGGTTAACAAACCTGCATTGGTTTTGGCAGACGAACCAACGGGAGCTTTAGACACTGAGACTTCTTACGAGGTGATGAAGTTGCTCACAGAACTAAATGACCAAGGAATCACAATTGTGATTGTGACTCATGAACCAGATATTGCTGCTCAAACTAAAAGGATTATCCGAGTTCAGGATGGTTTGATTGTAGGTTAA
- a CDS encoding TolC family protein — protein MNFSLLVYSTPATVALSFAGALSAIAFLIPTLVGSASAAPLPQTQNPPVTTSKNSVQVPNYLNANPNPLQFPTKPEEVRIQGTVPITLAQALELAKRNNRDLQVTILQLERSRSSLREAQAALFPNLNLNSSVTNSGNGFRSRPSQPTTSFNGSAQLDYNLYTSGNREASIRAAEEQVRVQEFTVETQAQTINLNTTTQYYDLQQADEQVRINQSAVENAQASLRDTQARLQAGVGTRFDVLQAQVNLANAQQQLNNAFSQQAIARRQLATLLSLPQSVNITAADPVQLAGLWQQTVEESIIQAFQNRPELQQFLAQRNISEQQRRQALSQLGPQISLSGNYNLLDQYNDGVSVTDGYSIGLQASLNVFDGGAARARADQSRADIAIAETQFATQRDQIRFDVEQFYSQLQSNLNNVQTSSVALNQAREALNLARLRFQAGVGTQTEVIDAENALTQAEGNRVSAILDYNRALANLQRSVTTRASR, from the coding sequence ATGAATTTCAGCTTATTAGTGTATTCTACCCCAGCAACTGTGGCGCTCAGCTTTGCTGGTGCGCTAAGTGCGATCGCTTTTCTCATCCCAACTTTAGTAGGGAGCGCAAGTGCAGCACCTCTCCCACAAACACAGAATCCTCCTGTAACAACGAGTAAAAACTCTGTGCAAGTTCCCAATTACCTCAATGCCAATCCGAATCCTCTACAATTCCCTACCAAGCCAGAGGAGGTGAGGATTCAGGGAACTGTGCCAATTACTTTAGCTCAGGCTTTAGAATTAGCAAAACGCAATAACCGTGATTTACAGGTAACAATATTACAACTAGAACGCAGTCGGAGTTCGCTACGAGAAGCTCAAGCAGCGTTGTTTCCTAATCTTAACCTCAACAGTAGTGTGACTAACAGCGGTAATGGTTTTAGGAGCAGACCATCTCAGCCCACCACTTCTTTTAATGGTTCCGCGCAACTGGATTACAATCTCTATACTTCCGGCAACCGAGAGGCTAGCATCCGAGCAGCTGAAGAACAAGTACGTGTACAGGAATTCACTGTTGAAACTCAGGCACAGACAATTAACTTGAACACCACAACTCAATACTATGATTTGCAACAAGCAGATGAACAAGTACGAATTAATCAGTCTGCTGTAGAGAATGCTCAAGCTAGTCTGCGGGATACTCAAGCTCGCTTACAGGCTGGAGTCGGTACACGGTTTGATGTGTTACAAGCTCAGGTTAATTTAGCAAATGCTCAACAACAATTGAATAATGCTTTCTCACAACAAGCAATTGCTCGTCGCCAGCTGGCAACCTTGTTAAGTTTGCCACAGTCGGTTAATATTACAGCGGCAGATCCTGTGCAATTAGCCGGTCTTTGGCAGCAAACTGTAGAAGAAAGTATTATCCAAGCTTTTCAAAATCGTCCAGAACTGCAACAGTTTTTAGCACAACGCAATATTTCTGAGCAACAGCGACGGCAGGCACTTTCGCAGCTAGGGCCGCAAATTAGTTTGTCTGGTAATTATAATCTGCTAGACCAATATAACGATGGTGTAAGCGTTACTGACGGCTATTCTATAGGACTTCAAGCAAGTCTCAATGTCTTTGATGGTGGAGCCGCTAGAGCGCGTGCAGATCAGTCAAGAGCAGATATTGCGATCGCTGAAACTCAATTTGCTACCCAGCGTGATCAAATTCGCTTTGACGTAGAACAATTTTATTCGCAGTTACAATCAAATCTGAATAATGTACAGACTTCTAGTGTGGCTTTAAATCAAGCTAGGGAAGCTCTGAATTTAGCTAGGCTGAGGTTCCAAGCTGGTGTAGGAACTCAAACAGAGGTAATTGATGCTGAAAATGCTCTGACACAGGCTGAAGG